In the genome of Amphiura filiformis chromosome 4, Afil_fr2py, whole genome shotgun sequence, one region contains:
- the LOC140150493 gene encoding tRNA N(3)-cytidine methyltransferase METTL6-like, with amino-acid sequence MSHTDYPFQATSSGLRELTEVEKRKLADDKEVVSEFKQNKLEKEAQRNWDLFYKRNSVNFFKDRHWTTREFEELAGITEGSTSETPVLLEVGCGVGNALYPLIAESKHLYVHACDFSPRAVQFVKDNAAYDPHRINAFQCDLTKDDLVAHIPECNVDVVTMLFVLSAVHPDKMIEALQNVHKVVRPGGCVLFRDYGLYDHAMLRFAKGHKLMDNFYVRQDGTRAYYFTKEFLNQLFVSAGFKESTNDYVLRQTVNKKEGISVPRVFVQAKFTKPDHR; translated from the exons ATGTCACACACAGACTATCCATTTCAAGCTACATCCAGTGGTTTAAGAGAATTAACAGAAGTGGAAAAGAGAAAACTAGCAGACGACAAAGAGGTTGTCTCAGAGTTTAAGCAAAATAAGCTGGAGAAAGAAGCTCAGAGAAACTGGGATTTATTTTACAAGAGAAACTCTGTGAATTTCTTCAAAGATAGACACTGGACAACTCGTGAGTTTGAAGAACTTGCAGGCATAACAGAG gGAAGCACTAGTGAAACACCAGTACTATTAGAAGTTGGTTGTGGTGTTGGTAACGCTTTGTATCCTCTTATTGCTGAGAGTAAACATCTTTATGTACATGCTTGTGATTTCTCCCCTAGAGCTGTACAATTTGTCAAG GACAATGCAGCTTATGATCCTCATAGAATCAACGCCTTCCAGTGTGACCTCACCAAAGATGACCTTGTAGCACATATCCCAGAATGCAATGTGGATGTGGTCACCATGTTGTTTGTATTATCAGCAGTGCATCCTGACAAGATGATAGAAGCACTTCAGAATGTTCATAAA GTTGTAAGACCAGGTGGATGTGTTCTCTTCAGGGACTATGGCTTGTATGATCATGCAATGCTCAGGTTTGCTAAAGGACACAAACTCATGGACAATTTCTACGTGAGACAGGATGGCACAAGAGCATACTATTTCACTAAAG AATTTCTGAACCAGTTGTTTGTATCTGCTGGCTTCAAAGAAAGCACCAATGACTATGTTTTACGGCAAACAGTGAACAAGAAAGAAGGCATATCTGTGCCCAGAGTTTTTGTACAAGCAAAATTCACAAAACCAGATCATAGGTGA